A segment of the Terribacillus aidingensis genome:
AGATTCTTCTTCGTTATCCGCAAGAATCATGGTCTTAGACAAACCATATTAAGTGTAATTTAAAAGCCCTTTATGGCGAATTAAGTACGCGTAGTATATATACACATAGCTTTACGAAGCAACTAAAAGGAATCAACCAGTCTCTTAAAATAATAAAATGGAGGTCTTTGAAAATGGCTTATCGTTTTATCTTGAATGAAACTAGTTACCATGGTGCTGGAGCTATTAACGAAATCGTTGGTGAAGTGCAAAATCGCGGATTCCAAAAGGCATTGATTGTTACGGACGCTGATTTAGTTAAGTTCGGTGTAGTTAAAAAGGTAACTGATTTACTAGATGACGCTAACCTGCCATATGACATCTTTGACCAAGTGAAGGCTAATCCGACTGTTGCTATCGTCAAAGCTGGTGTCGAGGCCTTTAAAAATGCGGGTGCCGACTATATTATCGCTATTGGGGGAGGATCTCCTCAGGATACTGGTAAAGGTATCGGTATCATCATCAATAACCCGGAGTTTGCTGATGTAGTTTCCTTGGAAGGCACTGCCCCAACAAAAAACAAAGCAGTTCCGATGATTGCGGTTGCTACAACAGCTGGTACAGCTGCTGAAACTACTATCAACTACGTTATTACAGATGAAGAGAAACGCCGGAAGTTTGTTTGTGTCGACCCGCACGATATTCCAATCGTTGCAGTCGTTGATCCTAACATGATGTCCTCCATGCCGCATGGGTTATCTGCTGCCACTGGGATGGATGCGCTGACACATGCTATTGAAGGATATACGACACAAGCTGCTTGGGAGCTTGCTGATACGTTAAACTTAAAGGCTATCGAATTGATTTCCCGTTCACTTCGGGATGCTGTCAATAACGATCCAAAGGGCCGCGAAGACATGGCACTTGGTCAATATATGACAGGTATGGCTTTCTCTAACGTAGGTCTTGGCGTGGTGCACGGTATGGCTCATCCATTAGGCGCATTCTATAATACGCCTCACGGTATAGCCAATGCTGTACTGCTGCCATATGTTTTGGAATTCAACAAGGATTACACTGGTGAAAAGTACAAGGAAATCGCTCGTGCAATGGGGGTTGAAGGAGTTGATGATATGACGCAAGACGAATATCGTCAGGCTGCTATCGAAGCTGTCCGTCAATTATCCATTGACCTTAATATTCCTCAAACATTGGACGAGATTGGTGTAAAAGAGGAAGATCTCGATGCGTTAGCAGAAGCTGCTATGGCTGATGTATGTACAGGAGGTAATCCACGTCCATGTACAAAAGAGTCGATTCTTGAAGTTTATAAAACTGCCTTCTCACTTCCTGTAAAAAATAATTGATTTCTGCTTGGTCGAATTGAATGGTAAAGAAAAGGTATCTGTAAACGCAAGTGTTTACGGATACCTTTTTCTGTTGCGAAGTTCATGTACACTTATTAAATATTGTAGAAAAAATTATAATAGATTTATATCCGGATACATATATAAACTGTTCAGCGCTTTTCTCTGCTGCTGCACCCTAAATCAGAATATGATGATTGCATGTTTTGTCTGGCACTGAAGGAATAACAATATGTAAGGCATGGAGGAGAAGAAAATAACTGTATTTAACTTCAAGATAGAAACACAATATTGGCTTTCCAATGAGGAAGAAGATTTATGCTCGCATGGAGAGATACATTTGGAAGTGGATGGTACTGTCATTACACAAGCTGGCAGGGGAGAAGAATGGGGAATTAGTGAATCAGCTCTAGCTTTACTTCGGACATTGAATGCGGACTATATTAGTCATCCAGAGTGTGAGGAAGGGTTAATTCTCCATGGTTGTGGGGCGATGCTGATGTCTGGATGTCCAATCTCTTCCACTGGTCAGTTCAGCACAGAGGCGGCGAGGTATTTCTGTCAGATTTCGTTAAATTTACAAGCGCTAGTCTGATAGAAGGAAAGGTCGTATACCAAGATGTAAGTGTATCTGTTAAGAAAACTTTGTATAAACAAAAGATCTTGCAGTTTGCAAAACAAGCAAAAGCATTATTCGAGAGTTCGCAGGAGAAAAAGATAGACGAGGAGTTCGACCTGGAAATGTATGAAGATTTCTGGAAAGAATATAACCACCTTCTGCAAAAGCATTCAACAGACTGAATTGTTATACTCCAACCTTGCGTGTTATACCCTGATGATATGTACAATACTCCTATCAAACTTTTCCGACAACGGAAGAGAAATAGGAGGAGTCAACATGGCGAAAACAGGAACAGACTTAGTAAAACGTGGTATGGCGGAAATGCAAAAGGGCGGCGTTATCATGGATGTCGTAAATGCAGAACAGGCAAAGATTGCTGAAGAGGCTGGTGCAGTAGCTGTTATGGCACTTGAGCGTGTGCCTTCTGATATTCGTGCTGCTGGCGGCGTTGCGCGAATGGCGGATCCGACTATTACAGAAGAGGTATTGAATGCTGTTTCTATCCCGGTCATGGCTAAGGCTCGAATCGGACATATTGTGGAAGCTCGTGTGCTGGAAGCGATGGGCGTCGATTATATAGATGAAAGTGAAGTGCTAACACCGGCAGATGAAGAGTTTCACTTGAACAAGCGGGAATTCACTGTACCGTTCGTATGCGGAAGCCGCGATCTTGGTGAAGCTGCCCGCCGTATCGGGGAAGGTGCTTCTATGCTTCGTACAAAAGGAGAACCCGGAACAGGTAATATCGTAGAAGCTGTACGTCATATGCGTAAGGTGCAATCCCAAGTACGCAAACTAATATCCATGGATTTGGATGAAGTAATGACATTCGCCAAAGATCTTGGTGCACCATATGATGTATTGCTACAAATTCGTGAAGCAGGCAAGCTTCCGGTCGTAAACTTTGCTGCTGGCGGTGTGGCGACTCCTGCAGATGCCGCACTAATGATGCAGCTTGGAGCGGATGGCGTCTTTGTTGGTTCCGGTATCTTTAAGTCCGATAACCCAGCGAAATTTGCAAAGGCTATCGTTGAAGCAACAACACATTATCAGGATTATAAACTGATTGCTGAGCTTTCCAAAGGACTTGGCACACCGATGAAAGGAATCGACATCGCAAGCCTATCTCCAGAAAATAGAATGCAAGAACGCGGCTGGTAAAGGAAAGGGGATCTGCTCAATGAAAATTGGTGTGTTGGCACTTCAAGGTGCAGTGCAGGAGCATGCGCGGACAGTAGAAGCCGTCGGAGCAGAAGCTATTCTCGTCAAGCGCGTGGAACAGCTGGCAGAATTGGACGGTTTGATTTTGCCAGGCGGTGAGAGTACTGCCATGCGCAGATTGATAGATCGCTACGATTTCCTAGAGCCTTTAAGAGCTTTTGGTGCAGCTGGAAAGCCAATCTTCGGTACGTGTGCGGGTATGATTCTTCTAGCAAAACGGATTAACAATCAAGAGACGAGTCATCTTGGCTTGATGGATGTGACAGTGGAACGAAATGCTTTTGGCCGTCAGGTGGACAGCTTTGAAACGGATCTTGAAATTAGAGGCGTGGCAGAGGATTTTCCCG
Coding sequences within it:
- the fucO gene encoding lactaldehyde reductase, with the protein product MAYRFILNETSYHGAGAINEIVGEVQNRGFQKALIVTDADLVKFGVVKKVTDLLDDANLPYDIFDQVKANPTVAIVKAGVEAFKNAGADYIIAIGGGSPQDTGKGIGIIINNPEFADVVSLEGTAPTKNKAVPMIAVATTAGTAAETTINYVITDEEKRRKFVCVDPHDIPIVAVVDPNMMSSMPHGLSAATGMDALTHAIEGYTTQAAWELADTLNLKAIELISRSLRDAVNNDPKGREDMALGQYMTGMAFSNVGLGVVHGMAHPLGAFYNTPHGIANAVLLPYVLEFNKDYTGEKYKEIARAMGVEGVDDMTQDEYRQAAIEAVRQLSIDLNIPQTLDEIGVKEEDLDALAEAAMADVCTGGNPRPCTKESILEVYKTAFSLPVKNN
- the pdxS gene encoding pyridoxal 5'-phosphate synthase lyase subunit PdxS → MAKTGTDLVKRGMAEMQKGGVIMDVVNAEQAKIAEEAGAVAVMALERVPSDIRAAGGVARMADPTITEEVLNAVSIPVMAKARIGHIVEARVLEAMGVDYIDESEVLTPADEEFHLNKREFTVPFVCGSRDLGEAARRIGEGASMLRTKGEPGTGNIVEAVRHMRKVQSQVRKLISMDLDEVMTFAKDLGAPYDVLLQIREAGKLPVVNFAAGGVATPADAALMMQLGADGVFVGSGIFKSDNPAKFAKAIVEATTHYQDYKLIAELSKGLGTPMKGIDIASLSPENRMQERGW
- the pdxT gene encoding pyridoxal 5'-phosphate synthase glutaminase subunit PdxT, with the translated sequence MKIGVLALQGAVQEHARTVEAVGAEAILVKRVEQLAELDGLILPGGESTAMRRLIDRYDFLEPLRAFGAAGKPIFGTCAGMILLAKRINNQETSHLGLMDVTVERNAFGRQVDSFETDLEIRGVAEDFPAVFIRAPYILEAGPGVEVLSEDTRRIVAARDGHYLATAFHPELTGDTRLMGYFLEMVKDAAVKA